The Methylobacterium sp. PvR107 genome contains a region encoding:
- the xseA gene encoding exodeoxyribonuclease VII large subunit, with protein sequence MPLVPPPRPAASQAADIPPTSVLNANQPEWTVGDLAGALKRTLEDAFGHVRLRGEISGYRGQHGSGHAYFSLKDGQARIDAVVWKGVFGRLRQRPQEGLEVIATGRITTFAGKSSYQIVVESLEPAGLGAWMALLEERKKQLAAEGLFAPEHKRAIPYLPQVVGVVTSPTGAVIRDILHRLEDRFPRPVLVWPVRVQGDGAAEEIAAAIRGFNALKPGGPVPRPDVLIVARGGGSIEDLWAFNEECVVRAAFESAIPLISAVGHETDTTLIDYVSDRRAPTPTGAAEMAVPVRADLIATVADLSARSVGAVGRRIERDRVDLRALGRALPSADALLAAKRQRLDLAEARLAPALAAGASRHRARLQLLLDRMARRSPDVALANARARLARIDHRPLQALRNDVQRKGEALVQLARRLVVARDASLERARALQARRADRLLALSDRLIQAGTRSVERRRDRLEGLAGLLGSLSYRAVLERGYVLVRDAAGLPVRHAADAAAAQRLRLQFADGSVEAIPDDGADSSSAGKAARRVGPRTPSASRAAERRTPAKPAAPVRQGSLFDA encoded by the coding sequence ATGCCCCTCGTGCCGCCCCCGCGTCCAGCAGCCAGCCAAGCGGCGGATATTCCGCCGACCAGCGTGCTCAATGCCAATCAGCCCGAATGGACGGTGGGCGACCTCGCCGGCGCGCTCAAACGGACGCTGGAGGACGCGTTCGGCCATGTGCGCCTGCGCGGCGAGATCTCGGGCTATCGCGGGCAGCACGGATCGGGCCATGCCTATTTCTCCCTGAAGGACGGTCAGGCGCGCATCGACGCGGTCGTCTGGAAGGGGGTGTTCGGGCGCCTCCGCCAGCGTCCCCAGGAGGGGCTGGAGGTCATCGCCACCGGCCGCATCACCACCTTCGCGGGCAAGTCCTCGTACCAGATCGTGGTCGAAAGCCTGGAGCCGGCGGGCCTCGGCGCCTGGATGGCGCTGCTGGAGGAGCGCAAGAAGCAACTCGCCGCCGAGGGGCTGTTCGCCCCGGAACACAAGCGCGCGATCCCCTACCTGCCGCAGGTCGTCGGCGTCGTCACTTCGCCGACAGGCGCGGTGATCCGCGACATCCTCCACCGGCTGGAGGACCGCTTTCCCCGCCCCGTCCTGGTCTGGCCGGTCCGGGTCCAGGGCGACGGGGCTGCCGAGGAGATCGCGGCCGCGATCCGCGGCTTCAACGCGCTGAAGCCCGGCGGCCCGGTCCCGCGCCCGGACGTGCTGATCGTCGCCCGCGGCGGCGGCTCCATCGAGGATCTCTGGGCCTTCAACGAGGAATGCGTGGTCCGCGCCGCCTTCGAGAGCGCGATCCCACTGATCTCGGCGGTCGGGCACGAGACCGACACGACGCTGATCGATTACGTCTCCGATCGACGCGCCCCGACACCCACGGGCGCCGCCGAGATGGCCGTGCCGGTCCGCGCCGACCTGATCGCCACCGTTGCGGATCTCTCCGCCCGGAGCGTCGGGGCGGTCGGCCGCCGGATCGAGCGCGATCGGGTCGACCTGCGGGCACTCGGCCGGGCGCTGCCGAGCGCCGACGCCCTGCTCGCCGCCAAACGGCAGCGGCTCGATCTCGCCGAGGCCCGCCTCGCCCCGGCCCTGGCGGCGGGCGCAAGCCGTCACCGGGCGCGGCTTCAGTTGCTCCTCGACCGGATGGCCCGCCGCTCGCCCGATGTGGCGCTCGCCAACGCCCGCGCGCGGCTGGCGCGGATCGACCACCGGCCGCTCCAAGCACTGCGCAACGACGTGCAGCGCAAGGGCGAGGCGCTTGTCCAGCTCGCCCGCCGCCTCGTCGTCGCCCGGGACGCCAGCCTGGAACGGGCCCGGGCGCTTCAGGCGCGCCGCGCCGACCGTCTGCTCGCCCTCTCGGACCGCCTCATTCAGGCGGGGACGCGCAGTGTCGAGCGCCGGCGCGACCGGCTGGAGGGCTTGGCGGGATTGCTCGGCTCGCTCAGCTACCGCGCCGTGCTCGAACGAGGCTACGTGCTCGTGCGGGACGCCGCCGGCCTCCCGGTGCGGCATGCCGCGGATGCGGCGGCGGCACAGAGACTTCGCCTTCAATTCGCCGACGGCAGCGTCGAGGCGATTCCCGACGACGGAGCCGATTCATCCTCGGCCGGCAAGGCCGCGCGTCGGGTCGGCCCGCGGACGCCGTCAGCCTCTCGCGCCGCGGAGCGGCGGACGCCCGCGAAGCCGGCCGCGCCGGTGCGACAGGGTTCGTTGTTCGACGCCTGA
- a CDS encoding GNAT family N-acetyltransferase, translating to MIADRELAWRVEEACLNAWPSPRQLLVQGYLLRAAGGPSKRQNSVNPLRGSGPPEPAIAAARAIYGRLGQRAIFRIPEIAPQMEPLLAGSGYAVVDETCTLYRDLDGLSAVPDPSVAVASEPGAEWLALRDAVNRADAGAAQVFRDTVAALVQPRAFAAAAAEAGIAAIAFGVLDRELLVIESVVTPEALRGRGHAKRAVTALLRWARQAGARSACLQVVATNTPARALYGGLGFGTELYRYHYRVGPA from the coding sequence ATGATCGCGGACCGCGAGCTCGCCTGGCGCGTCGAGGAAGCCTGTCTCAACGCCTGGCCGAGCCCGCGCCAGCTGCTGGTTCAGGGCTATCTTCTGCGCGCCGCCGGAGGGCCGTCGAAGCGGCAGAACTCCGTCAATCCCCTGCGCGGTAGCGGGCCGCCGGAGCCGGCCATCGCGGCCGCGCGCGCGATCTACGGCCGTCTCGGGCAGCGAGCGATCTTCCGGATCCCGGAGATCGCGCCGCAGATGGAACCGCTTCTTGCGGGATCCGGCTACGCGGTGGTCGATGAGACCTGCACGCTCTACCGCGACCTCGACGGCCTCTCGGCGGTTCCGGATCCGTCCGTCGCGGTCGCTTCGGAGCCCGGAGCCGAGTGGCTGGCCCTGCGCGACGCGGTGAACAGGGCCGATGCCGGCGCCGCGCAGGTGTTCCGCGACACGGTCGCGGCCCTGGTCCAGCCGCGCGCCTTCGCGGCGGCCGCAGCGGAGGCGGGTATCGCGGCGATCGCCTTCGGCGTGCTTGATCGCGAGCTTCTGGTCATCGAGTCGGTGGTCACGCCCGAGGCCCTGCGCGGCCGGGGCCACGCCAAGCGGGCGGTCACGGCGCTGTTGCGGTGGGCGCGGCAGGCGGGTGCACGGTCGGCCTGCCTGCAGGTGGTCGCCACCAACACGCCGGCGCGGGCGCTCTACGGCGGGCTCGGCTTCGGAACGGAACTCTACCGCTACCATTACCGCGTCGGGCCCGCCTGA
- a CDS encoding alpha/beta hydrolase — MSEPEILFCLHFLGGSARSWAPLARALDGALTCVPVDLPGFGQEAGKTGFSVAAMADHVAAAVRGRAPTHYAIAGHSMGAKVALALARRAEDGEPGLAGLTDLVLVSGSPPSPEPIPEDRRAQMIAWIDADPETRRREAQAFVRENVGAALDSDTEARAVADVLQASPDAWKAWLESGAREDWCRRIGVLRTPALILAGSEDADLGPDAQQALMTPHLAFHRRVTVDGVGHLLPLERPEILAERVLDHVGDWPRGSAQTASAVPPAYRALIASDRVNSRLRSVLDARAEPDDPAYCPNAVDPVELALLRAVLVHVLPVPGIDAAGRLDRRLAEGAGDGWRYAALPPDAEAYSAALRTLDAAARAVHNRPFLALDMEAQAALLVLTQRGDMTVPESLGGRLDADRMRFWFEDLRADATKLWLAQPAALARIGFSGIGAGGDRPGAIAEGLPGFHDVGLDAPEPWEPRPAQVEAAR; from the coding sequence ATGTCTGAACCTGAAATCCTGTTCTGCCTGCATTTTCTGGGTGGCAGCGCGCGAAGCTGGGCGCCGCTCGCGCGCGCCCTCGACGGCGCGTTGACGTGCGTGCCCGTAGACTTGCCGGGATTCGGCCAGGAAGCCGGCAAGACGGGCTTCTCCGTCGCCGCCATGGCCGACCACGTGGCTGCGGCTGTGCGCGGCCGGGCGCCCACGCATTACGCGATCGCGGGTCACAGCATGGGCGCCAAGGTGGCCCTGGCCCTGGCGCGCCGCGCCGAGGACGGTGAGCCGGGCCTTGCCGGGCTGACCGATCTGGTTCTCGTCTCCGGCTCCCCGCCGAGCCCGGAGCCGATCCCGGAGGATCGCCGAGCACAAATGATCGCCTGGATCGATGCGGATCCCGAGACGCGCCGCCGGGAGGCGCAGGCCTTCGTGCGCGAGAACGTTGGCGCCGCACTGGATTCCGACACGGAAGCCCGGGCCGTGGCGGACGTTCTGCAGGCATCGCCCGATGCGTGGAAGGCGTGGCTCGAATCCGGGGCGCGCGAGGATTGGTGCCGCCGCATCGGGGTCCTGCGCACGCCGGCGCTGATCCTGGCAGGCTCCGAGGACGCGGATCTCGGGCCGGATGCGCAGCAGGCACTGATGACGCCGCATCTGGCGTTTCACCGCCGCGTCACCGTCGACGGCGTTGGTCATCTCCTGCCGCTGGAGCGACCCGAGATCCTGGCCGAACGGGTGCTCGATCATGTCGGCGATTGGCCGCGCGGATCGGCGCAAACAGCCTCTGCGGTGCCACCGGCCTACCGGGCGCTGATCGCCTCGGACCGGGTCAACAGCCGTTTGCGCTCGGTCCTCGACGCCCGCGCCGAGCCGGATGATCCGGCCTATTGCCCGAACGCCGTCGATCCGGTGGAACTCGCGCTGCTGCGCGCCGTCCTCGTCCATGTCCTGCCGGTCCCGGGCATCGATGCGGCAGGCCGGCTCGACAGACGTCTGGCCGAGGGCGCCGGCGACGGATGGCGCTACGCGGCGCTGCCCCCGGACGCGGAGGCCTATTCCGCGGCGTTGCGCACGCTCGATGCGGCCGCGCGAGCCGTACATAACCGGCCGTTCCTGGCCCTCGACATGGAGGCGCAGGCCGCGCTTCTCGTGCTCACGCAGCGCGGGGATATGACGGTGCCGGAGAGTCTCGGCGGCCGGCTGGACGCCGACCGGATGCGGTTCTGGTTCGAGGATCTGCGCGCCGACGCCACCAAGCTCTGGCTGGCTCAGCCGGCGGCTCTGGCGCGGATCGGGTTCTCGGGGATCGGCGCGGGCGGCGACCGGCCGGGCGCGATCGCCGAGGGGCTGCCCGGGTTCCATGACGTCGGGCTCGATGCGCCGGAGCCCTGGGAGCCTCGACCCGCGCAGGTGGAGGCGGCACGATGA
- a CDS encoding GMC family oxidoreductase has protein sequence MNLAGMRTYRADDVVDAVIVGTGAGGAPLLARLAAAGLKVVALEAGPNFTPERFAFDETLADEIYWTEERLSSGSTPEAFGGNNSGTGVGGSTLHWGAFVPRADARDLRLHTETGEGVDWPVTYDELLPYYERVERFLGVSGAQAYPWDPERRYPLPPVPRNGPARIMAEACDTLGIRWADAPAAVVSRDFDSEGGPRRNACINCGYCHQGCRNGAKASMDVSYLPLAVTHGAEIRPEAFVHGLERGADGRVTAVVYRQGGQDLRQRCAAVFLCAGAVETPRLLLHLGMANSSDQVGRNYMGHVATQVWGTFPHEVRMNRGYPSALITEDFIRAGADFAGGYLVQSLGVVPVTFGNAVARGRGLWGKPLLDYLDRYNNLAGIGINGETLPCDANILSLSDETDARGMRKAHISFGYSTNENRLNAHATKVMRSLWEAAGAEDIWVLERVAHTIGTCRMGRDRSSAVVDPTGRSFDIDNLWICDGSTFPSSLAANPALTIMALSLRTAEAFLAAGVSGRR, from the coding sequence ATGAACCTCGCCGGGATGCGCACCTACCGCGCGGACGATGTCGTCGACGCGGTCATCGTCGGGACCGGGGCCGGGGGCGCCCCGCTCCTCGCCAGGCTCGCGGCGGCCGGCCTGAAGGTCGTCGCCCTGGAGGCCGGACCGAATTTCACGCCGGAGCGCTTCGCCTTCGACGAGACGCTCGCCGACGAGATCTACTGGACTGAGGAGCGCCTGAGCAGCGGCTCGACGCCGGAGGCCTTCGGCGGCAACAACAGCGGCACCGGGGTCGGTGGTTCGACGCTGCATTGGGGCGCCTTCGTGCCCCGGGCCGATGCCCGTGACCTGCGGCTCCACACGGAGACCGGCGAGGGCGTCGACTGGCCGGTCACCTACGACGAGCTGCTTCCGTACTACGAGCGGGTCGAGCGCTTCCTGGGCGTCTCGGGAGCGCAGGCCTATCCGTGGGATCCCGAGCGCCGGTATCCCCTCCCCCCGGTGCCGCGCAACGGCCCGGCGCGGATCATGGCCGAGGCCTGCGACACGCTCGGCATCCGGTGGGCCGATGCCCCCGCCGCGGTCGTCTCCCGCGACTTCGACTCCGAGGGCGGGCCGCGCCGCAACGCCTGCATCAATTGCGGCTACTGCCACCAGGGCTGCCGCAACGGCGCCAAGGCGAGCATGGACGTGAGCTACCTGCCGCTGGCCGTGACCCATGGCGCTGAGATCCGGCCCGAGGCATTCGTGCACGGCCTCGAGCGCGGTGCCGACGGCCGGGTCACCGCGGTGGTCTACCGGCAAGGCGGCCAGGACCTGCGCCAGCGCTGCGCCGCGGTGTTCCTCTGCGCCGGCGCGGTGGAGACGCCGCGCCTGCTCCTGCATCTCGGGATGGCCAATTCGAGCGACCAAGTCGGGCGCAACTACATGGGCCATGTCGCCACGCAGGTCTGGGGCACGTTCCCGCACGAGGTGCGGATGAACCGGGGCTACCCGTCCGCCCTGATCACCGAGGATTTCATCCGGGCCGGTGCCGATTTCGCCGGCGGCTACCTCGTCCAGAGCCTCGGGGTGGTGCCGGTGACCTTCGGCAATGCAGTCGCGCGCGGGCGCGGCCTTTGGGGCAAGCCCCTGCTCGACTACCTCGATCGCTACAACAACCTCGCGGGCATCGGCATCAACGGCGAGACCCTGCCCTGCGACGCGAACATCCTGAGCTTGTCGGACGAGACCGACGCGCGCGGGATGCGCAAGGCCCATATCAGCTTCGGCTACAGCACCAACGAGAACCGCCTGAACGCGCACGCGACGAAGGTCATGCGGAGCCTGTGGGAGGCGGCGGGCGCCGAGGACATCTGGGTGCTGGAGCGGGTCGCCCACACGATCGGCACCTGCCGGATGGGGCGCGACCGATCGAGCGCGGTTGTCGATCCCACCGGCCGCAGCTTCGACATCGACAACCTGTGGATCTGCGACGGCTCGACCTTCCCGAGTTCGCTGGCCGCCAACCCGGCGCTCACCATCATGGCGCTGAGCCTGCGCACCGCCGAGGCGTTCCTGGCGGCCGGAGTGTCGGGGCGGCGCTGA
- a CDS encoding GNAT family N-acetyltransferase yields MSARLNAFGQPIGPDLSDWTARPRPPRSPLEGRTCRVVPLVAEAHTAALFAAYSAAPDMRGWTYLGDEMPASEAVYRGRLATMEASQDPLFHVVLDRASGEALGIASYLRIDPGNGVIEVGHLHFGPKLQRAPAATEAMALMMARAFDELGYRRYEWKCDSLNAPSRAAALRLGFTFEGIFRNALVVKGRSRDTAWFSITDAEWPRVRAGFAAWLDPANFDAEGRQRRGLAELRDAVR; encoded by the coding sequence ATGAGCGCGCGCCTCAACGCCTTCGGCCAGCCGATCGGTCCGGACCTATCAGATTGGACGGCGCGCCCGCGGCCGCCGCGGTCGCCTCTGGAGGGCCGCACCTGCCGGGTCGTGCCCTTGGTCGCGGAGGCTCACACGGCCGCCCTGTTCGCGGCCTACAGTGCAGCGCCCGATATGCGCGGCTGGACCTATCTCGGCGACGAGATGCCCGCGAGCGAAGCCGTCTACCGCGGACGGCTCGCGACGATGGAGGCCAGTCAGGATCCGCTCTTCCACGTGGTGCTCGACCGCGCGAGCGGAGAGGCTTTGGGGATCGCCTCATACCTGCGGATCGACCCGGGCAACGGGGTGATCGAGGTCGGCCATCTGCATTTCGGACCGAAGCTTCAGCGCGCGCCCGCCGCCACGGAGGCGATGGCGCTGATGATGGCCCGGGCCTTCGACGAACTGGGCTACCGCCGCTACGAGTGGAAATGCGACAGCCTCAACGCCCCGTCCCGGGCGGCCGCCCTGCGCCTCGGTTTCACCTTCGAGGGCATCTTCCGCAATGCCCTCGTGGTAAAGGGCCGCTCCCGCGACACGGCCTGGTTCTCGATCACCGATGCCGAGTGGCCACGGGTCCGCGCCGGCTTCGCGGCCTGGCTTGATCCCGCAAATTTCGACGCGGAGGGCCGGCAGCGGCGCGGTTTGGCGGAACTCCGCGACGCGGTTCGATAA
- a CDS encoding FMN-binding negative transcriptional regulator, which produces MYQPPHFREDSQAAQHALIRAHPLGLLVTAGPGGLIANPIPFLLDVVGEHGTLRAHLARANPQGRELAAVEECLVVFQGPQGYVTPSWYASKREHGRVVPTWNYATVHAWGRPRVIEAADWLHRQIADLTALREAPRAAPWAVSDAPEPFVAAQVRALVGVEIPITRIEGKWKMSQNRPGADRDGVIAGFQAEGEQVLADLIAERSPT; this is translated from the coding sequence ATGTACCAGCCGCCGCATTTCCGGGAGGACAGTCAGGCTGCTCAGCACGCGCTGATCCGCGCCCATCCGCTGGGCCTTCTGGTCACCGCCGGGCCGGGCGGCCTCATCGCCAACCCGATACCATTCCTCCTCGATGTGGTCGGGGAGCACGGCACGCTGAGGGCCCACCTCGCCCGCGCCAACCCGCAAGGGCGCGAGCTTGCCGCGGTGGAGGAGTGCCTAGTGGTATTCCAGGGACCTCAGGGCTACGTCACCCCCAGCTGGTACGCGAGCAAGCGCGAGCACGGGCGGGTGGTGCCGACCTGGAACTACGCGACCGTCCATGCCTGGGGCCGACCCCGTGTGATCGAGGCGGCGGACTGGCTGCACCGACAGATCGCCGACCTCACCGCCCTGCGCGAGGCTCCGCGGGCGGCGCCCTGGGCCGTGTCGGATGCGCCCGAGCCGTTCGTCGCCGCGCAGGTCCGGGCGCTCGTCGGCGTCGAAATCCCGATCACCCGCATCGAAGGGAAGTGGAAGATGAGCCAGAACAGGCCCGGGGCGGACCGCGACGGCGTCATCGCCGGCTTCCAGGCGGAGGGCGAACAGGTTCTCGCCGACCTCATCGCCGAGCGAAGCCCGACATGA
- a CDS encoding PLP-dependent aminotransferase family protein: MPRGPLPLTVSLDPAAPLPLHVQLREGLRTAILNRRLPRGARLPASRVLAADLGCARGTVVLALEQLTAEGYLTARPGSATRVAAILPDDAVPHSGPVTRMATGPAPTLSRRGAERVRSPPQRYMAGPGVPDAFALGRPAVDAFPYEVWARLLQAEWRHGPAERIDPRGSPALRSAIAAFLAQARGVVCEADDVIVTAGIRQSLRLLAELLLDPGGTAWVEEPGFPGIARALAGAGLRVAPIPIGPGGLSASRGAAAAPAARLAVVTPAQHYPLGYAMSLENRLDLLAWADAVSGWIVEDDYDGAYRYAGRPLAPLRALDRGGRVIYVGSFSKLLLPALGLSYLVLPRGLVAPVNQALAETGPAPPGIGQWALARFIEDGHLAGHLRRTRRLYALRQEALVQAAGRHAADVIAVAPMEGGMHLIARPGPAWTPSLADSAAAAALGRAGISAVALSAYHAGTPEPGLLLGYAAVPERAIEPAVRRMAETLRLAT, translated from the coding sequence ATGCCCAGGGGGCCGCTTCCGCTGACCGTCAGTCTCGATCCGGCGGCGCCGCTGCCGCTGCACGTGCAGCTCCGTGAGGGCCTGCGCACGGCCATCCTCAACCGCCGCCTGCCACGCGGTGCACGGCTGCCGGCCTCGCGCGTTCTCGCGGCGGATCTCGGCTGCGCCCGCGGGACCGTGGTGCTGGCGCTGGAACAGCTCACCGCGGAAGGCTACCTGACGGCGCGGCCCGGCTCGGCCACGCGCGTCGCCGCGATCTTGCCGGACGACGCGGTCCCGCATTCCGGGCCGGTCACCCGCATGGCTACTGGGCCGGCACCGACGCTGTCGCGGCGCGGGGCCGAGCGCGTCCGTTCACCGCCGCAGCGCTACATGGCGGGACCCGGGGTCCCCGACGCCTTCGCGCTCGGCCGTCCGGCCGTGGACGCATTCCCCTACGAGGTCTGGGCGCGCCTGCTCCAGGCAGAGTGGCGCCACGGTCCGGCCGAGCGGATCGACCCGCGCGGCTCACCGGCGCTCCGCAGCGCGATCGCCGCCTTCCTCGCGCAGGCCCGCGGCGTCGTCTGCGAGGCCGACGACGTCATCGTCACGGCAGGCATCCGCCAGAGCCTGCGCCTTCTGGCCGAGTTGCTCCTCGACCCGGGCGGAACCGCCTGGGTCGAGGAGCCGGGCTTTCCCGGGATCGCCCGGGCGCTGGCGGGCGCGGGCCTGCGTGTCGCGCCGATACCGATCGGGCCGGGCGGCCTCTCGGCAAGCCGCGGGGCGGCCGCGGCGCCTGCGGCCCGGCTCGCCGTGGTCACGCCGGCCCAGCATTACCCCCTCGGCTACGCCATGAGCCTCGAGAACCGGTTGGATCTCCTGGCCTGGGCGGATGCGGTCTCGGGCTGGATCGTCGAGGACGATTACGACGGGGCGTACCGCTATGCCGGGCGCCCGCTCGCGCCGCTGCGCGCCCTCGATCGCGGCGGGCGGGTGATCTATGTCGGCAGCTTCTCCAAGCTCCTGCTGCCCGCCCTGGGCCTGAGCTACCTCGTCCTGCCGCGCGGCCTCGTGGCGCCGGTCAACCAAGCCCTCGCCGAAACCGGTCCGGCTCCGCCCGGGATCGGCCAGTGGGCGCTGGCCCGCTTCATCGAGGACGGGCATCTCGCCGGTCACCTGCGGCGGACCCGCCGCCTCTACGCCCTGCGCCAGGAAGCGCTGGTGCAGGCCGCCGGGCGCCACGCAGCGGACGTGATCGCTGTGGCTCCGATGGAGGGCGGGATGCACCTCATCGCCCGGCCGGGACCCGCCTGGACGCCGTCCCTCGCCGATAGCGCCGCCGCTGCCGCGCTCGGTCGAGCCGGAATCTCCGCGGTGGCGCTGTCGGCCTACCATGCCGGTACGCCGGAGCCGGGGCTGCTTCTCGGCTACGCCGCGGTGCCGGAGCGCGCGATCGAGCCGGCCGTGCGGCGGATGGCGGAGACGCTGCGGCTGGCGACGTGA